A portion of the Micromonospora vinacea genome contains these proteins:
- a CDS encoding ArsR/SmtB family transcription factor, whose protein sequence is MLKIHFSGEDILRTRVAPAADPVWELVLSLHVLRGRSRDPLTANWRRTVARDLRQDSASEQLRLLFALNPPRGYFPDFLTPYASVEGFEAGLDALRRTPAELLHRDLSVLAAENQLPSSAAALARGEASALHHLADSMEQYRSLAISPYWSRIQAAVAADRARRARALLDGGVEGLLTSLRPAMRWESGVLEVRSYPHSRELHLDGRGLLLVPSFFCAATPVALLDPALPPVLVYPVDRLGALVSPDAGGGSASGAARESLAALLGRTRAAVLQASDEGCTTGEVARQLNISPAAASQHATVLRNAGLLVSHRERNSVLHTLTPLGRAMLDA, encoded by the coding sequence ATGCTGAAGATCCACTTTTCTGGGGAGGACATCCTCCGAACCCGGGTGGCGCCGGCGGCGGACCCGGTCTGGGAGCTGGTCCTCAGCCTGCACGTGCTGCGCGGCCGCAGCCGCGACCCGTTGACGGCCAACTGGCGGCGCACCGTGGCCCGGGATCTGCGCCAGGACTCCGCCTCGGAGCAACTCCGCCTGCTCTTCGCGTTGAACCCACCGCGTGGCTACTTCCCCGACTTCCTCACCCCGTACGCCAGCGTCGAGGGCTTCGAGGCCGGGCTGGACGCGCTGCGCCGTACGCCCGCCGAGCTGCTGCACCGCGACCTGAGCGTGCTGGCCGCCGAGAATCAGCTGCCCTCCTCGGCGGCCGCGCTGGCCCGGGGTGAGGCGTCGGCGCTGCACCACCTGGCCGACTCGATGGAGCAGTACCGGTCCCTGGCGATCAGCCCGTACTGGAGTCGGATCCAGGCCGCGGTGGCGGCGGACCGCGCCCGGCGGGCGCGGGCGCTGCTCGACGGCGGTGTCGAGGGCCTGCTCACCAGCCTCCGACCGGCGATGCGCTGGGAGAGCGGGGTGCTGGAGGTCCGCAGTTATCCGCACAGCCGGGAGCTGCACCTGGACGGCCGTGGGTTGCTGCTGGTGCCGTCGTTCTTCTGCGCGGCCACCCCTGTCGCACTGCTCGACCCGGCGCTGCCACCGGTGCTGGTCTACCCGGTGGACCGGCTGGGCGCGCTGGTGTCGCCCGACGCCGGCGGCGGGTCCGCGTCCGGTGCCGCCCGCGAGTCACTCGCCGCGCTGCTGGGCCGAACCAGGGCGGCGGTGTTGCAGGCCAGCGACGAGGGCTGCACCACCGGCGAGGTCGCCCGCCAGCTCAACATCTCACCGGCGGCGGCGAGCCAGCACGCCACTGTGCTGCGCAACGCTGGCCTGCTGGTCAGCCACCGCGAACGCAACAGCGTGCTGCACACGTTGACCCCGCTGGGCCGGGCCATGCTTGACGCGTGA
- a CDS encoding coenzyme F420-0:L-glutamate ligase has product MRLEILPVLGIGHVTEGDDLAAVIATAAPWLRNGDVLVVTSKIVSKAEGRLVDVPADGPERLAARDDVLAGETARVVASRGATRIVQTHHGFVMASAGIDASNVDKTQLVLLPVDPDASARALRDALRERYDLDLAVIISDTMGRPWRNGLTDVALGVAGMPAIRDHRGEIDPYGNELQLTQMAVVDELAGAGELIKGKCDQVPVAVVRGYLPATDSDDAGGARALIRDAAQDLFSLGTAEARAAGLSDAATLADGPGPTPADLGAVRRAIDAVAEVVAPGTVFTVVDEAEVRAGLVAEMPGWPDGAALLLGSAPTPVEPIGLVRFGADLHRLRAALAAEGVGSTLLPPPPGSPASAALAL; this is encoded by the coding sequence GTGAGGCTGGAGATTCTGCCGGTGCTCGGCATCGGCCACGTGACCGAGGGCGACGACCTGGCCGCGGTGATCGCGACCGCCGCGCCGTGGCTGCGCAACGGCGACGTGCTGGTGGTGACCAGCAAGATCGTTTCCAAGGCGGAGGGGCGACTGGTCGACGTGCCGGCGGACGGGCCGGAACGGCTGGCCGCACGGGACGACGTCCTGGCCGGTGAGACCGCCCGGGTGGTCGCCAGCCGGGGTGCGACCCGGATCGTGCAGACCCATCACGGCTTCGTGATGGCCTCGGCGGGGATCGACGCGTCGAACGTGGACAAGACCCAGCTGGTGCTGCTGCCTGTCGACCCGGATGCCTCGGCGCGGGCTCTGCGGGACGCGCTGCGGGAACGCTACGACCTGGACCTGGCCGTGATCATCAGCGACACGATGGGTCGGCCCTGGCGCAACGGACTCACCGACGTGGCGCTCGGCGTGGCCGGGATGCCGGCCATCCGCGACCACCGGGGCGAGATCGACCCGTACGGCAACGAGTTGCAGTTGACCCAGATGGCCGTGGTGGACGAGCTGGCGGGCGCCGGCGAGCTGATCAAGGGCAAGTGCGATCAGGTGCCCGTCGCTGTGGTGCGGGGCTACCTGCCCGCCACCGACTCGGACGACGCCGGTGGCGCGCGGGCGCTGATCCGCGACGCGGCACAGGACCTGTTCTCACTCGGTACCGCCGAGGCCCGCGCCGCCGGGCTGTCCGACGCCGCCACCCTGGCCGACGGTCCCGGCCCGACGCCGGCCGACCTGGGCGCGGTGCGACGGGCGATCGACGCGGTCGCCGAGGTGGTCGCCCCCGGCACTGTCTTCACAGTGGTCGACGAGGCCGAGGTACGCGCCGGCCTGGTCGCCGAGATGCCCGGCTGGCCGGACGGCGCCGCCCTGCTGCTCGGCTCGGCCCCGACACCCGTCGAGCCGATCGGGCTGGTCCGCTTCGGCGCCGACCTGCACCGGCTGCGCGCCGCCCTGGCCGCCGAGGGCGTCGGGTCGACCCTGCTGCCGCCACCGCCCGGCAGCCCGGCAAGCGCCGCGCTCGCGCTCTGA
- the cofD gene encoding 2-phospho-L-lactate transferase, which yields MRIVVLAGGIGGARFLLGVRAYARDVGAEVTAVVNVGDDLWLHGLKICPDLDSVMYTLGGGADPERGWGRVGESWTVKQELAAYGAQPTWFGLGDKDIATHLVRSTMLNGGYPLSAVTEALASRWEPGVRLLPATDDRLETHAVVDDDEGQRAIHFQEWWVRYRADIPTQRFVFVGAETAKPAPGVLDAIASADLVLIAPSNPVVSVAPVLAVPGLREAVADGPAPVVGVSPIIGGAPVRGMADRCLAVLGVECSAAGVGRLYGGRASGGLLDGWLVAEEDAGTVVPEVTVRAVPLRMTDEAATAAMVRAAVELT from the coding sequence ATGCGCATCGTGGTTCTGGCCGGCGGCATCGGCGGCGCCCGGTTCCTGCTCGGGGTCCGGGCGTACGCCCGTGACGTCGGCGCGGAGGTGACCGCCGTGGTCAACGTCGGCGACGACCTGTGGTTACACGGGTTGAAGATCTGCCCCGACCTGGACAGCGTGATGTACACGCTCGGTGGGGGCGCCGACCCGGAACGGGGCTGGGGTCGGGTCGGCGAGAGTTGGACCGTCAAGCAGGAGTTGGCCGCGTACGGGGCACAGCCGACCTGGTTCGGCCTCGGTGACAAGGACATCGCCACCCACCTGGTCCGCAGCACCATGCTCAACGGCGGTTACCCGTTGAGCGCGGTCACCGAGGCGTTGGCCAGCCGCTGGGAGCCGGGCGTACGCCTGTTGCCGGCGACGGACGACCGTCTGGAGACCCATGCCGTGGTCGACGACGACGAGGGTCAGCGGGCGATCCACTTCCAGGAGTGGTGGGTGCGGTACCGGGCCGACATCCCCACTCAGCGGTTCGTGTTCGTCGGCGCGGAGACGGCGAAGCCGGCACCCGGGGTGCTGGACGCGATCGCCTCGGCCGACCTGGTGCTGATCGCACCGAGCAACCCGGTGGTGAGCGTCGCGCCGGTGCTGGCCGTACCGGGGCTGCGTGAGGCCGTGGCGGACGGCCCGGCGCCGGTGGTGGGTGTCTCCCCGATCATCGGCGGCGCCCCGGTACGGGGGATGGCCGACCGTTGTCTGGCAGTGCTCGGTGTCGAGTGCAGCGCGGCGGGGGTGGGTCGCCTCTACGGCGGCAGGGCCAGCGGCGGTCTGCTCGACGGTTGGCTGGTGGCCGAGGAGGACGCGGGCACTGTTGTGCCCGAGGTGACGGTCCGCGCGGTGCCGCTGCGGATGACCGACGAGGCGGCGACGGCGGCCATGGTCCGCGCCGCGGTGGAGTTGACGTGA
- a CDS encoding bifunctional FO biosynthesis protein CofGH, whose amino-acid sequence MVDRTHSGPSDASVRRALGRAANGRALDVDEATALLAARGDALDELLRIAGGIRDAGLRDAGRPGVVTYSKKVFIPLTRLCRDRCHYCTFATVPHRLPAPFLDRDEVLAIARAGAAQGCKEALFTLGDRPEERWPAARTWLDERGYDSTLDYLRACAVAVLEETGLLPHLNPGVLSWSELQRLKPVAPSMGMMLETTATRLWSEPGGPHFGSPDKEPAVRLRVLEDAGRVGVPFTTGILIGIGETPAERVDALFAIRRAHREYGHLQEVIVQNFRAKPDTAMRGMPDAELHDLAATVAVARLLLGPKARIQAPPNLIAGEYDLLLRAGIDDWGGVSPLTPDHVNPERPWPQIDELARHTELAGFTLRERLTIYPEYVRAGDPWLDPRLLPHVGALADPATGMAVESAMPQGRPWQEPEEVFGGRVDLHATIDTTGRTDDRRGDFDSVYGDWSEVAGKVTPEATARRAGVPVAPAGSGADRDLAAGLKLAADDPAALLDPRHTDAALALFGADGPALDELCRLADDVRRAAVGDDVTYVVNRNINFSNVCYVGCRFCAFAQRERDADAYRLSVEQVADRAEQAWAAGASEVCLQGGIDPKMPVTGYADIVRAIKARVPEMHVHAFSPMEIVTAAAKAGVPVREWLLQLREAGLDTIPGTAAEILDDDVRWVLTKGKLPAAAWVEVVSTAHELGIRSSSTMMYGHVDHPGQWLAHFRVLAGVQDRTGGFTEFVALPFVHTNAPIYLAGIARPGPTWRENRVVHAMSRLLLHGRIDNIQCSWVKLGDEGTVAMLQGGCNDLGGTLMEETISRMAGSDNGSARTEEQLRAIAKAAGRPARKRSTAYGHARP is encoded by the coding sequence ATGGTTGATCGCACCCACTCCGGCCCGAGCGATGCGAGCGTGCGGCGGGCCCTGGGCCGGGCCGCGAACGGGCGGGCGCTGGATGTCGACGAGGCGACCGCGCTGCTCGCCGCCCGCGGAGACGCGCTCGACGAACTGCTCCGGATCGCCGGTGGGATCCGCGACGCCGGGCTGCGGGACGCCGGGCGGCCGGGTGTGGTCACGTACTCCAAGAAGGTCTTCATCCCGCTGACCCGGCTCTGCCGGGACCGCTGCCACTACTGCACCTTCGCCACAGTGCCGCACCGGCTGCCGGCGCCGTTCCTGGACCGCGACGAGGTCCTCGCGATCGCCCGGGCCGGTGCCGCGCAGGGTTGCAAGGAGGCGCTGTTCACCCTTGGCGACCGGCCGGAGGAACGGTGGCCGGCGGCCCGGACCTGGTTGGACGAACGCGGCTACGACTCGACCCTGGACTACCTGCGCGCCTGCGCGGTCGCGGTGCTGGAGGAGACGGGTCTGCTGCCGCACCTCAACCCCGGGGTGCTGTCCTGGTCGGAGCTGCAACGGCTCAAGCCGGTCGCGCCGAGCATGGGCATGATGCTGGAGACGACCGCTACCCGGCTCTGGTCCGAGCCGGGTGGCCCGCACTTCGGCTCACCGGACAAGGAGCCGGCGGTCCGGTTGCGGGTGCTCGAGGACGCGGGCCGGGTCGGGGTGCCGTTCACCACCGGCATCCTGATCGGCATCGGGGAGACCCCGGCGGAGCGGGTGGACGCGCTCTTCGCGATCCGCCGTGCCCACCGGGAGTACGGCCACCTCCAGGAGGTGATCGTGCAGAACTTCCGCGCCAAGCCGGACACGGCGATGCGCGGCATGCCGGACGCGGAGCTGCACGACCTGGCCGCCACTGTGGCGGTGGCCCGGTTGCTGCTCGGCCCGAAGGCCCGGATCCAGGCCCCGCCGAACCTCATCGCCGGCGAGTACGACCTGCTGCTGCGCGCCGGCATCGACGACTGGGGCGGCGTCTCCCCGCTGACTCCCGACCACGTCAACCCGGAGCGGCCCTGGCCGCAGATCGACGAGTTGGCCCGGCACACCGAGTTGGCCGGGTTCACGCTGCGGGAGCGGCTGACGATCTACCCGGAGTACGTGCGGGCGGGCGACCCGTGGCTCGACCCACGGCTGTTGCCGCACGTCGGTGCCCTGGCCGACCCGGCGACGGGCATGGCGGTCGAGTCGGCGATGCCGCAGGGACGACCGTGGCAGGAGCCGGAGGAGGTGTTCGGCGGGCGGGTCGACCTGCACGCCACCATCGACACCACCGGCCGCACCGACGACCGGCGCGGCGACTTCGACAGCGTCTACGGCGACTGGTCCGAGGTCGCCGGCAAGGTCACCCCGGAGGCGACCGCGCGCCGTGCGGGCGTACCCGTGGCACCGGCCGGGAGTGGTGCGGACCGTGACCTGGCGGCCGGGCTCAAGCTGGCCGCCGACGACCCGGCGGCGCTGCTCGACCCCCGGCACACCGACGCCGCGCTGGCGCTGTTCGGGGCGGACGGGCCGGCGCTCGACGAGTTGTGCCGCCTCGCCGACGACGTGCGTCGCGCGGCGGTCGGCGACGACGTCACCTACGTGGTCAACCGCAACATCAACTTCAGCAACGTCTGCTACGTGGGCTGCCGGTTCTGTGCCTTCGCGCAGCGTGAGCGGGACGCCGACGCGTACCGGCTCTCGGTGGAGCAGGTCGCGGATCGGGCCGAGCAGGCGTGGGCGGCCGGTGCCAGCGAGGTGTGCCTCCAGGGTGGCATCGACCCGAAGATGCCGGTCACCGGGTACGCCGACATCGTGCGCGCCATCAAGGCCCGGGTGCCCGAGATGCACGTGCACGCGTTCTCGCCCATGGAGATCGTCACCGCCGCCGCGAAGGCCGGGGTGCCGGTGCGTGAGTGGTTGCTCCAACTGCGCGAGGCCGGGCTGGACACCATCCCGGGCACCGCCGCCGAGATCCTCGACGACGACGTGCGCTGGGTGCTGACCAAGGGCAAGCTCCCGGCCGCCGCCTGGGTCGAGGTGGTCAGCACCGCCCACGAGCTGGGCATCCGGTCCAGCTCCACGATGATGTACGGCCACGTCGACCATCCCGGGCAGTGGCTGGCGCACTTCCGGGTGCTGGCCGGGGTGCAGGACCGTACGGGCGGGTTCACCGAGTTCGTGGCGCTGCCGTTCGTGCACACCAATGCGCCGATCTATCTGGCGGGTATCGCCCGGCCCGGGCCGACCTGGCGGGAGAACCGGGTGGTGCACGCCATGTCCCGGTTGCTGCTGCACGGCCGGATCGACAACATCCAGTGCTCGTGGGTGAAGCTCGGCGACGAGGGCACAGTCGCGATGCTCCAGGGCGGCTGCAACGACCTCGGGGGCACGCTGATGGAGGAGACGATCTCCAGGATGGCCGGTTCCGACAACGGGTCGGCGCGTACCGAGGAGCAGTTGCGGGCCATCGCGAAGGCCGCCGGCCGTCCGGCGCGCAAGCGTTCGACTGCGTACGGTCACGCCCGGCCCTGA
- a CDS encoding DUF4331 domain-containing protein — translation MSSHREAPEIAKDPVADSSDLYAFVSPDKRDTVTLIANYVPLQLPSGGPNFFEFGDDVRYEIHIDNDGDGRPDVTYRFEFTTEITNPNSFLYNTGPIDSLDSKNWNRRQFYSLTRVADGREHRLAHKLACPPCNVGPLSTPKYADLVRQATYSLSTGERVFAGQRADGFFVDLGAIFDLGTLRPFQQLHVAGKKIFKAEGDPVNATDRMNVHSIAVQVPLERVRRRANRYGAGDRASVIGVWTSASRRQVRVLGDRGGADTSTGPFTQVSRLGNPLFNEVIVPMSKKDLWNSLPPSEDKRFAQFVEQPELAALLPALYPDVFPNLDKLTKAKKARADLVAILLTGVPAGLIDGFTNATGDVQADMLRLNTAIPPTRRPDRFGVLGGDLAGFPNGRRVGDDVVSIALRAIAGVTVPLVDKTFEPDAAAAAVTPGLSAADVTAPFLGNFPYLGTPYDGFNNPPAGS, via the coding sequence ATGTCTTCCCACCGCGAGGCCCCGGAGATAGCCAAGGATCCGGTCGCCGACAGCTCCGACCTGTACGCGTTCGTCAGCCCCGACAAACGCGACACTGTCACGTTGATCGCCAACTATGTGCCGTTGCAGCTCCCTTCCGGGGGCCCGAACTTCTTCGAGTTCGGCGACGACGTGCGGTACGAGATCCATATCGACAACGACGGCGACGGTCGTCCAGATGTCACCTACCGGTTCGAATTCACCACCGAGATCACCAACCCGAACAGTTTTCTCTACAACACCGGGCCGATCGATTCGCTGGACAGCAAGAACTGGAACCGGCGGCAGTTCTACAGCCTGACCCGGGTGGCCGACGGCCGCGAGCACCGGCTGGCGCACAAGCTGGCCTGCCCGCCGTGCAACGTCGGCCCGCTGTCCACCCCGAAGTACGCCGACCTGGTGCGACAGGCGACCTACTCGCTCTCCACAGGGGAGCGGGTGTTCGCCGGGCAGCGCGCCGACGGGTTCTTCGTCGACCTCGGGGCGATCTTCGACCTCGGCACGTTGCGGCCGTTCCAGCAGCTGCACGTCGCCGGGAAGAAGATCTTCAAGGCCGAGGGGGACCCGGTCAACGCCACCGACCGGATGAACGTGCACAGCATCGCGGTGCAGGTGCCGCTGGAGCGGGTGCGCCGGCGCGCCAACCGGTACGGCGCCGGCGACCGGGCGTCGGTGATCGGGGTGTGGACGTCGGCGTCGCGTCGGCAGGTGCGGGTACTCGGTGACCGGGGTGGGGCGGACACCTCCACCGGCCCGTTCACCCAGGTCTCGCGGTTGGGAAATCCACTGTTCAACGAGGTCATCGTGCCGATGTCCAAGAAGGACCTGTGGAACTCGCTGCCCCCGTCGGAGGACAAGCGGTTCGCCCAGTTCGTCGAGCAGCCGGAGCTGGCCGCGTTGCTGCCGGCGCTCTACCCGGACGTCTTCCCCAACCTGGACAAGCTCACCAAGGCCAAGAAGGCCCGAGCCGACCTGGTGGCGATCCTGCTCACCGGCGTGCCGGCCGGGCTGATCGACGGCTTCACCAACGCCACCGGCGACGTGCAGGCCGACATGCTGCGACTGAACACCGCTATCCCGCCGACCAGGCGTCCGGACCGGTTCGGGGTGCTCGGCGGGGACCTGGCCGGGTTCCCGAACGGGCGACGGGTCGGTGACGACGTGGTCAGCATCGCGTTGCGGGCGATCGCCGGGGTCACCGTCCCGCTGGTGGACAAGACGTTCGAACCGGACGCGGCGGCCGCCGCTGTCACCCCGGGGCTGAGCGCCGCCGACGTGACAGCGCCGTTCCTCGGAAACTTCCCCTACCTGGGTACGCCGTACGACGGGTTCAACAACCCGCCGGCGGGGTCCTGA
- a CDS encoding phospholipase: MHEHTYGPSETGSVVLDLGGDTGALIVYTGRDLHGREIEISRDDDRRVHSAVRERRVRDGSFHSAVYPDLPSGIYTVWWDDRTPAGTISVHGGAIAEFAWPSSGFGVAG; the protein is encoded by the coding sequence ATGCACGAGCACACGTACGGGCCGTCGGAGACCGGGAGCGTCGTCCTCGATCTGGGCGGCGACACCGGTGCCCTGATCGTCTACACGGGTCGTGATCTGCACGGCCGGGAGATTGAGATCAGTCGCGACGATGATCGGCGGGTGCACTCGGCGGTGCGCGAGCGCCGGGTGCGGGACGGCTCGTTCCACAGTGCGGTCTATCCGGATCTGCCAAGCGGGATCTATACCGTCTGGTGGGACGACCGTACGCCCGCCGGCACGATTTCTGTCCATGGTGGAGCGATAGCCGAGTTTGCCTGGCCCAGCAGCGGTTTTGGGGTCGCTGGCTGA
- a CDS encoding WhiB family transcriptional regulator: MDGQLEVADLLGNAPEWQERALCSQTDPEAFFPEKGGSTREAKRICSRCEVKTECLEYALGHDERFGIWGGLSERERRKLKRRAA, from the coding sequence ATGGACGGCCAGCTTGAGGTGGCCGACCTGCTCGGAAACGCGCCGGAGTGGCAGGAGCGGGCGTTGTGCTCGCAGACCGACCCCGAGGCGTTCTTTCCCGAGAAGGGCGGCTCGACCCGCGAGGCGAAGCGGATCTGTTCGCGTTGCGAGGTCAAGACCGAGTGCCTTGAATACGCTCTCGGGCACGACGAGCGGTTCGGCATCTGGGGTGGGCTCTCCGAGCGGGAGCGGCGCAAGTTGAAGCGGCGGGCCGCCTGA
- a CDS encoding metallopeptidase family protein: MTSPEHRRPGSGRRAHRDRHGRGLRGRLVPATVPLARTKAEVFDDLVLDTVETLERRFAKELAGVEFAVEDVPPDLNVYDSDVLEDGEVPLARLLPGRPGRQEVPPRIVLYRRPLEFRAMDREDLADLVHDVIIEQVANLLGVDPDELA; this comes from the coding sequence ATGACGAGCCCGGAACACCGCCGCCCCGGCTCCGGCCGGCGTGCGCATCGTGACCGGCACGGGCGCGGCCTGCGCGGGCGGCTGGTGCCGGCCACCGTGCCGCTGGCGCGGACCAAGGCCGAGGTCTTCGACGACCTGGTCCTGGACACCGTCGAGACGCTGGAGCGTCGGTTCGCCAAGGAGCTGGCCGGGGTCGAGTTCGCGGTCGAGGACGTCCCGCCGGACCTGAACGTCTACGACTCCGATGTGCTGGAGGACGGCGAGGTCCCGCTGGCCCGGCTGCTGCCCGGTCGCCCGGGCCGGCAGGAGGTGCCGCCGCGGATCGTGCTGTACCGGCGGCCCCTGGAGTTCCGGGCGATGGACCGTGAGGACCTCGCCGATCTCGTCCACGACGTGATCATCGAACAGGTGGCGAACCTTCTCGGGGTGGACCCGGACGAGCTCGCCTGA
- a CDS encoding DUF3499 domain-containing protein, giving the protein MRSPRRCSRNGCPRQAVATLTYVYNESTAVVGPLAAFAEPHTYDLCEPHARSLTAPRGWDVVRHEGEFEPPPPTTDDLVALAEAVREAARPAPRPPEPDQSRPENPHQTGRRGHLRVIPPNH; this is encoded by the coding sequence GTGAGGTCACCACGGCGCTGCTCCCGTAACGGCTGCCCCCGGCAAGCGGTCGCCACATTGACCTATGTCTACAACGAGTCGACAGCGGTGGTGGGGCCGTTGGCGGCGTTCGCCGAGCCGCACACGTACGACCTGTGCGAGCCGCACGCCCGCAGCCTGACCGCCCCGCGGGGCTGGGACGTCGTCCGGCACGAGGGCGAATTCGAGCCGCCGCCGCCCACGACCGACGACCTGGTCGCGCTGGCCGAGGCGGTTCGCGAAGCCGCCCGCCCGGCCCCCCGCCCCCCGGAGCCGGACCAGAGCCGCCCCGAGAACCCCCACCAGACGGGCCGCCGAGGCCACCTCCGAGTAATCCCCCCCAACCACTAA
- a CDS encoding aspartate aminotransferase family protein, with translation MANATDHLWMHFTRMASYSAGEVPTIVRGEGAYVWDAQGRRYLDGLAGLFVVNAGHGRTELAEAAAKQAGELAYFPLWSYAHPKAIELAERIAALTPGDLNRIFFTTGGSEAVEAAWKLARAYFKRTGKPNKYKVISRYIAYHGTSMGALSITGLPGIKSDFEPLVPGAIKVPNTNFYRAPEHGDDPEAFGRWAADEIGRAIEREGPDTVAAVFLEPVQNSGGCFPPPPGYFERVREICDAYDVLLVSDEVICSWGRLGEYFGAVRYGYQPDIITTAKGITSGYAPLGAMIASDRLMEPFLTETGMFAHGVTFGGHPVSCAVALANLEVFAREDLVGHVRANEDAFRATLEKLHDLPIVGDVRGDGYFYGIELVKDKATRETFDEAESERLLRGFLSTALFQAGLYCRADDRGDPVIQLAPPLIAEQQHFDEIEQILRTVLTEAWTKL, from the coding sequence ATGGCCAACGCCACCGACCACCTCTGGATGCACTTCACCCGGATGGCGAGCTACTCCGCCGGTGAGGTGCCGACCATCGTGCGCGGCGAGGGAGCGTACGTGTGGGACGCGCAGGGTCGCCGCTACCTGGACGGGCTCGCCGGGCTCTTCGTGGTCAACGCCGGCCACGGCCGCACCGAACTGGCCGAGGCTGCCGCCAAGCAGGCCGGTGAACTGGCCTACTTCCCGCTCTGGTCGTACGCCCACCCGAAGGCCATCGAACTGGCCGAGCGGATCGCCGCGCTCACCCCTGGCGACCTCAACCGGATCTTCTTCACCACCGGAGGCTCCGAGGCAGTCGAGGCTGCGTGGAAGCTGGCCCGCGCCTACTTCAAGCGCACCGGAAAGCCCAACAAGTACAAGGTGATCAGCCGGTACATCGCCTACCACGGCACCTCCATGGGAGCCCTGTCGATCACCGGCCTGCCGGGCATCAAGAGCGACTTCGAGCCACTGGTGCCGGGTGCGATCAAGGTGCCGAACACGAACTTCTACCGGGCGCCCGAGCACGGCGACGACCCCGAGGCGTTCGGCCGCTGGGCCGCCGACGAGATCGGTCGGGCCATCGAGCGGGAGGGTCCGGACACTGTCGCCGCGGTGTTCCTGGAGCCCGTGCAGAACTCCGGCGGGTGCTTCCCGCCGCCGCCCGGCTACTTCGAGCGGGTACGGGAGATCTGCGACGCGTACGACGTGCTGCTCGTCTCGGACGAGGTGATCTGCTCGTGGGGGCGGCTGGGCGAGTACTTCGGCGCGGTGCGCTACGGCTACCAGCCGGACATCATCACCACCGCCAAGGGCATCACCTCCGGCTACGCCCCGCTCGGCGCGATGATCGCCAGCGACCGGCTGATGGAACCGTTCCTCACCGAGACCGGCATGTTCGCCCACGGGGTGACCTTCGGTGGGCACCCGGTCTCCTGCGCGGTGGCCCTGGCCAACCTGGAGGTCTTCGCCCGCGAGGACCTGGTCGGGCACGTCCGCGCCAACGAGGACGCCTTCCGGGCCACCCTGGAGAAGCTGCACGACCTGCCGATCGTCGGCGACGTCCGCGGCGACGGCTACTTCTACGGGATCGAACTGGTCAAGGACAAGGCCACCCGGGAGACCTTCGACGAGGCCGAGTCGGAGCGCCTGCTGCGGGGCTTCCTCTCCACCGCCCTGTTCCAGGCGGGCCTCTACTGCCGGGCCGACGACCGGGGCGACCCCGTCATCCAACTGGCCCCGCCACTGATCGCCGAGCAGCAGCACTTCGACGAGATCGAGCAGATCCTCCGCACAGTCCTAACCGAAGCCTGGACCAAGCTCTAA
- a CDS encoding Lrp/AsnC family transcriptional regulator: MTNRQHENSNGGRRVAVREGANHALLDDVAKQIIEQLQEDGRRPYATIGKAVGLSEAAVRQRVQRLIDSGVMQIVAVTDPLQLGFNRQAMIGLRTDGDLEAVADRLAELDEVDYVVITAGSFDLLTEVVCRNDDHLLEILQRLRAVPGVLSTEAFVYLKLRKQTYTWGTA, encoded by the coding sequence ATGACAAACCGGCAGCACGAGAACAGCAACGGCGGTCGACGCGTCGCTGTCCGTGAAGGCGCCAATCACGCTCTGCTGGATGACGTGGCCAAGCAGATCATCGAGCAACTCCAGGAGGACGGCCGCCGCCCGTACGCCACGATCGGCAAGGCGGTGGGGCTGTCCGAGGCCGCGGTCCGCCAGCGGGTGCAGCGGCTGATCGACTCCGGCGTGATGCAGATCGTGGCGGTGACCGATCCGCTCCAGCTCGGCTTCAACCGGCAGGCGATGATCGGCCTACGCACCGACGGCGACCTGGAGGCGGTCGCCGACCGGCTGGCCGAGCTGGACGAGGTCGACTACGTGGTGATCACGGCCGGGTCGTTCGACCTGCTCACCGAGGTGGTCTGCCGCAACGACGACCACCTGCTGGAGATCCTGCAACGACTGCGCGCGGTGCCCGGGGTGCTCTCCACCGAGGCGTTCGTCTATCTCAAGCTCCGCAAGCAGACCTACACCTGGGGTACGGCCTGA